From Solibacillus isronensis, the proteins below share one genomic window:
- a CDS encoding CapA family protein, with protein sequence MNNLNKFLLALWAISLALLFIVIATVDQDQTILVAEGQMNIEEPNSSQIKIENDINDKNESISEPKQQVAKESIRLAMTGDILLHLRLAKYDDYTSSFAAVLPKMQSYDFLIANQESPPVGNEYPLSGYPLFSSPAHIIRDLQHTGVDLVTIANNHIIDQGENGMRTVFNNLEDYHMPYVGAYKNEDDRSTQRIMEIGSIKIGLLAYTYGTNGLYLPQESPFLINYIDEAKIKADVEELKQSVDVVAVSMHWGSEYVYEANDNQKYYADILNKAGVDIIFGTHPHVLQPYDKLINEQGQETHIFYSLGNFFSTIITIPNTMIGGIASLEITKEGDLITIDEPELYATSVLKDADGIYRVYPLKDVEQRSIKNLQWVKKIMGQHVTVY encoded by the coding sequence ATGAATAATTTAAATAAATTTTTACTGGCACTTTGGGCGATATCGCTCGCTTTATTATTTATTGTCATTGCGACCGTCGACCAAGATCAAACAATTTTGGTCGCAGAAGGGCAAATGAATATTGAAGAGCCAAATTCATCACAAATTAAGATAGAGAATGATATAAATGATAAAAACGAATCCATTAGTGAACCAAAGCAACAGGTCGCTAAAGAATCGATTCGTCTTGCAATGACCGGGGATATTTTGCTGCATTTAAGACTTGCGAAATATGATGATTATACTTCATCTTTTGCAGCGGTGCTGCCGAAGATGCAAAGCTATGATTTTCTGATCGCCAATCAGGAATCTCCACCTGTAGGCAATGAGTATCCATTAAGCGGGTATCCGCTATTTTCAAGTCCAGCCCATATTATTCGGGATCTCCAACATACAGGAGTCGATTTAGTCACAATCGCCAATAACCATATTATCGATCAAGGGGAAAATGGTATGCGTACCGTCTTTAACAATCTTGAAGACTACCATATGCCTTATGTAGGGGCTTATAAAAATGAAGACGACAGATCTACACAACGCATCATGGAAATCGGATCGATAAAAATTGGACTGCTCGCCTACACATACGGTACAAATGGCCTTTATTTGCCACAGGAATCGCCATTTCTCATAAATTATATTGATGAAGCAAAAATAAAAGCGGATGTCGAGGAATTAAAACAATCGGTCGATGTAGTAGCTGTATCGATGCATTGGGGATCTGAATACGTTTACGAAGCGAATGACAATCAAAAATATTATGCCGATATATTAAATAAAGCCGGAGTCGATATTATTTTCGGGACCCATCCGCATGTATTGCAGCCATATGACAAGCTGATCAATGAACAGGGGCAGGAGACGCATATTTTTTATTCGCTCGGTAATTTCTTTTCAACAATTATAACAATACCGAACACAATGATTGGCGGAATCGCGAGCCTTGAAATTACAAAGGAAGGCGACCTGATTACAATAGATGAACCTGAGCTTTATGCCACTTCTGTATTAAAAGATGCAGACGGTATTTATCGGGTCTATCCATTAAAAGATGTGGAACAGCGCTCTATAAAAAATCTGCAGTGGGTAAAGAAAATCATGGGACAACATGTAACCGTTTATTAA
- the era gene encoding GTPase Era, with product MQENKGYKSGFVSIVGRPNVGKSTFLNRVIGQKIAIMSDKPQTTRNKVQGVLTQQNSQTIFIDTPGIHKPKHKLGEFMLKTSRNALREVDVIMFMVNAEQAIGKGDEFIIELLQGNQTPVFLIINKIDLVHPDELVKIIDSYKDKFDFAEIIPISALQGNNVENLLTTIEKYLPEGPQYYPADQVTDHPERFIISELIREKVLHLTREEIPHSIAVVIERIKPHEEKENMIHVQATIMVERDSQKGIVIGKRGALLKEVGSRARQDIEMLLGSKVYLELWVKVQKDWRNKQTHLRDFGFREDEY from the coding sequence ATGCAGGAAAATAAAGGATACAAATCGGGCTTTGTCTCGATTGTAGGTCGTCCTAATGTGGGCAAATCAACATTTTTAAACCGAGTGATCGGCCAGAAAATTGCAATTATGTCTGATAAACCACAAACGACACGTAATAAAGTACAAGGTGTTTTAACACAACAAAACTCTCAAACAATTTTCATCGATACACCGGGGATTCATAAGCCAAAACATAAATTAGGCGAATTTATGCTGAAAACTTCCCGCAACGCATTGCGCGAAGTGGATGTAATTATGTTTATGGTTAACGCTGAACAAGCAATCGGTAAAGGTGATGAATTTATCATCGAGTTGTTACAAGGTAATCAAACACCGGTATTTTTAATCATCAATAAAATCGATTTAGTACATCCGGATGAACTGGTAAAAATTATTGATTCGTATAAAGATAAGTTCGACTTTGCAGAAATTATTCCAATTTCAGCATTACAAGGCAACAATGTAGAAAACTTATTAACAACAATCGAAAAGTATTTACCTGAAGGGCCTCAATATTATCCGGCAGATCAAGTAACGGACCACCCGGAACGCTTCATTATTTCTGAATTAATCCGTGAAAAGGTATTGCACTTAACACGTGAAGAGATTCCTCATTCAATTGCGGTTGTTATTGAGCGAATTAAGCCACATGAAGAAAAAGAGAACATGATTCATGTACAGGCGACTATCATGGTAGAACGCGATTCACAAAAAGGAATTGTTATCGGTAAACGCGGCGCCCTTTTAAAAGAAGTCGGCTCACGTGCCCGCCAGGATATTGAAATGCTATTAGGCTCAAAAGTATACTTAGAGCTTTGGGTAAAAGTTCAAAAAGATTGGCGTAACAAGCAAACACATTTACGTGATTTCGGTTTTAGAGAAGACGAGTATTAA
- a CDS encoding cytidine deaminase, protein MNMEQLMDQSKIAREFAYVPYSKFKVGAALLAEDGTVYNGCNIENAGYSMTNCAERTAFFKAVSEGNMKFKALAVVADTPGPCSPCGACRQVMSEFCAPDMPVYLTNMNGDVQQTTVGELIPGAFNTEDMKNAGK, encoded by the coding sequence ATGAACATGGAACAATTAATGGATCAATCTAAAATTGCACGTGAATTTGCTTATGTACCTTACTCGAAATTTAAAGTAGGTGCGGCTTTATTAGCTGAGGATGGTACAGTGTACAATGGCTGCAATATCGAGAATGCAGGTTACAGCATGACAAACTGTGCTGAACGTACGGCGTTTTTCAAAGCAGTGTCAGAAGGCAATATGAAATTTAAAGCGCTGGCGGTCGTAGCAGACACACCGGGTCCATGTTCCCCATGCGGAGCTTGTCGACAAGTAATGAGTGAATTTTGTGCTCCGGATATGCCCGTCTACTTAACAAATATGAATGGTGACGTTCAACAAACAACAGTAGGTGAGCTGATCCCGGGTGCATTTAATACGGAGGATATGAAAAATGCAGGAAAATAA
- a CDS encoding diacylglycerol kinase family protein translates to MNVRKFFRSFRYAMEGLVTAVHEQNFRFHLVSAVIVLLAGLLTGLSIVEWCIIILVIAFVIGTELINTAIERVVDLASPEIHPLAKQAKDVAAGAVLVFALASVIIGLLIFLPKWF, encoded by the coding sequence ATGAACGTCCGTAAATTTTTTCGTTCTTTTCGTTATGCAATGGAAGGACTAGTTACGGCAGTACACGAACAGAATTTCAGATTTCACTTAGTGAGTGCAGTGATTGTCCTGCTGGCTGGTTTACTGACAGGGCTATCGATCGTTGAATGGTGTATCATCATTTTAGTCATAGCTTTTGTCATCGGAACCGAGTTGATCAATACGGCAATCGAGCGTGTGGTGGACTTGGCATCACCGGAAATTCATCCGCTAGCCAAGCAGGCAAAGGATGTTGCGGCAGGTGCCGTACTTGTTTTTGCGCTCGCAAGTGTTATAATCGGACTACTCATATTTTTACCAAAATGGTTTTAA